The proteins below come from a single uncultured Methanobrevibacter sp. genomic window:
- a CDS encoding Mov34/MPN/PAD-1 family protein translates to MGFISKIFGNNDEEFNEVRVDREVLESVIYYAKKAYPNEFLAFFDGEINNKILYITGLIFVPGETCETGAVVHTEMIPMNTKYWGSVHSHPGPSASPSDADLTTFSKNGYFHMIVCLPYSLATFKAYDRYGNNQDYIIGDYSYLIEDKSDEFFDEDDVLNDNDEFKPGLLDEDDDEFFTTDDTFVDHYEEYEKRNLNNNPQVIKIEINSDGSVKRIYRDFKK, encoded by the coding sequence ATGGGCTTTATTTCAAAAATTTTTGGAAATAATGATGAAGAATTTAATGAAGTTCGAGTAGATAGGGAAGTTCTAGAATCTGTAATCTATTATGCTAAGAAAGCTTATCCAAATGAATTTTTAGCTTTTTTTGATGGTGAAATAAATAATAAAATACTTTATATTACTGGTCTGATTTTTGTTCCTGGTGAAACCTGTGAAACTGGTGCTGTAGTGCATACTGAAATGATTCCTATGAATACAAAATATTGGGGATCAGTTCACTCACATCCGGGTCCTAGTGCAAGCCCATCTGATGCCGATTTGACAACATTTTCAAAAAATGGTTATTTCCATATGATTGTTTGCCTCCCATATTCTTTGGCGACATTTAAAGCTTATGACAGGTATGGTAATAATCAGGATTATATTATTGGGGATTATAGTTATTTGATTGAAGATAAATCTGATGAATTCTTTGATGAAGATGATGTCCTAAATGATAATGATGAGTTTAAGCCAGGACTTCTTGACGAAGACGATGATGAATTTTTCACAACTGATGATACTTTTGTTGACCACTATGAAGAATATGAGAAAAGAAACTTAAACAATAATCCTCAAGTAATAAAAATTGAAATCAATTCTGATGGTAGTGTGAAAAGAATTTATCGCGATTTTAAAAAATAG
- a CDS encoding tRNA(His) guanylyltransferase Thg1 family protein gives MKDYEVYSSLKVPKNSKIIVRLDGRSFHKLADDLNLVKPYDENFYKVMADVCKDLFKEFSPSFVYTFSDEISLLLDKIPFDGRIEKINSVIASFTASSFVMHYGEDFKKPPAFDSRIIPIADGDVLKYFKWRQDESWKNCIASHGIYFLKSKYSNNEANDKINGLKSSDIHELLYQNGINLNDVETYKKRGIAVYRKSKKIIGFNKKENKEQISYRTYAYVDWDVPKFNEEFFENII, from the coding sequence ATGAAAGATTATGAAGTTTATTCGTCTTTGAAAGTCCCTAAAAACTCAAAAATCATTGTCAGGCTTGATGGTAGAAGTTTTCATAAGTTGGCTGATGATTTGAATTTAGTTAAGCCGTATGACGAGAATTTCTATAAGGTCATGGCTGATGTTTGTAAAGATTTGTTTAAAGAGTTTTCTCCAAGTTTTGTTTATACTTTTTCAGATGAAATAAGCTTGCTTTTAGATAAAATTCCTTTTGATGGAAGAATCGAAAAAATCAATTCTGTAATTGCCAGTTTCACTGCCAGTTCATTTGTAATGCATTATGGGGAGGATTTTAAAAAGCCTCCTGCTTTTGATTCAAGAATCATCCCAATTGCTGATGGGGATGTATTAAAATACTTTAAATGGCGACAGGATGAATCCTGGAAAAATTGCATTGCATCACATGGCATTTATTTCCTTAAATCTAAATATTCAAATAACGAAGCTAATGATAAAATAAATGGGCTTAAGTCAAGTGATATTCATGAATTATTGTATCAAAATGGCATTAATTTAAATGATGTTGAAACATATAAGAAAAGAGGAATTGCAGTATACAGGAAAAGTAAAAAAATAATCGGATTTAACAAAAAAGAAAATAAGGAACAAATTTCATATAGGACTTATGCTTACGTTGACTGGGATGTTCCAAAATTTAATGAAGAATTTTTTGAAAATATTATTTAG
- a CDS encoding aspartate dehydrogenase encodes MKVGIIGCGAIANIITTSIVPENNGIEIAYFFDKDIERAENLASLAGGVAALDFDEMVKNVDLVLECASPDSVKHFAPKVLGQGRDMIIMSVGAFMDIGFYQKIEKIAKQNNAKIHLPSGAIVGLDGIKAVAKFGLKEVSLVTRKSPKSLGKTIDKEEVLFEGKASEAVKEFPLNINVAATISIACQRDIDVKIIVDPNVDRNVHEITAKGDFGEFKTTTMNYPCAANPKTSMLAALSAIRLLKSFNETISVGM; translated from the coding sequence ATGAAAGTAGGTATTATAGGCTGTGGAGCCATTGCTAATATTATAACAACAAGCATTGTTCCAGAGAATAATGGTATTGAAATTGCATACTTCTTTGACAAAGATATTGAAAGAGCGGAAAACCTGGCTTCACTGGCTGGCGGTGTGGCTGCGCTTGATTTTGATGAAATGGTAAAAAATGTTGATTTGGTCCTTGAATGTGCTTCACCGGATTCTGTTAAACATTTTGCACCTAAAGTTTTAGGACAAGGTCGTGACATGATTATCATGAGTGTTGGTGCATTTATGGACATTGGATTTTATCAAAAAATAGAAAAAATCGCTAAACAGAATAATGCTAAAATTCATTTGCCGTCTGGAGCTATTGTGGGTTTGGATGGGATTAAAGCAGTTGCTAAATTTGGTTTAAAGGAAGTAAGCCTCGTTACCCGTAAATCTCCAAAATCTTTAGGTAAAACCATTGACAAAGAAGAAGTTTTATTTGAAGGAAAGGCATCAGAAGCAGTAAAGGAATTCCCATTAAATATCAATGTTGCTGCAACAATCAGCATTGCCTGTCAAAGGGACATTGATGTAAAGATAATTGTAGATCCGAATGTTGACAGAAATGTTCATGAAATTACTGCAAAAGGAGATTTTGGTGAATTTAAAACAACAACAATGAATTATCCTTGTGCGGCCAATCCAAAAACCAGTATGCTGGCGGCACTTTCAGCAATTAGATTGCTTAAAAGTTTTAATGAAACTATCAGTGTGGGAATGTAA
- a CDS encoding PRC-barrel domain-containing protein, whose amino-acid sequence MVEVSKLRSLEIYTNTGHYVGRVEDVVLNIRLGTISKLQVRAIEQERKPAGFMNSFLGSIRGEVPEENDMRSFQNDVLTVDFDKVQAIGDIMLINPRDMKKVNAEPQIPEPVVPKQPETEPQNETQVQFDAERL is encoded by the coding sequence ATGGTAGAAGTTTCAAAATTACGTAGTTTAGAGATTTATACAAATACAGGACATTATGTAGGGCGTGTTGAAGATGTTGTTCTTAATATTAGGTTAGGGACTATTTCAAAATTGCAAGTTAGGGCTATTGAGCAAGAAAGAAAACCTGCTGGATTCATGAATTCATTTTTAGGCAGTATTCGTGGGGAAGTGCCTGAAGAAAATGATATGAGGTCTTTTCAAAATGATGTTTTGACTGTTGATTTTGATAAAGTTCAAGCTATTGGGGATATTATGTTAATTAACCCAAGGGATATGAAAAAAGTAAATGCAGAACCACAAATCCCTGAGCCTGTAGTTCCAAAACAACCTGAAACTGAACCACAAAACGAAACTCAAGTCCAATTTGATGCTGAAAGATTATAA
- a CDS encoding tRNA-binding protein produces MWDTTKDYRILVASKARENYLNLIPTASFRGSWNKKQAIDLGKQMNSDFQSLTYSYLEGDELVNSPDVASLKEKALKIIEYLGGDDWNKKFLSNAPKDEKEKTQENIAKVRFFLDTIIGLKERLALGPINDPIMGIDIKVGEVMSVTQHPKNDNLMLCNVNLGKRAITVVTNDLNVKDDNKVGVSLLPPQAFSDIVSEGMFLGMNGSILKDVEGELGAMPKGIPMESLNETRNLVENYLK; encoded by the coding sequence ATGTGGGATACAACTAAAGATTATAGAATTTTAGTAGCAAGCAAAGCAAGAGAAAATTATTTAAATCTAATTCCAACAGCTTCATTTAGAGGAAGCTGGAATAAAAAACAAGCTATTGATTTAGGAAAACAGATGAATAGTGATTTCCAATCATTAACATATTCCTATCTAGAAGGTGACGAATTGGTAAACTCACCAGATGTTGCTAGCTTAAAAGAAAAGGCTTTAAAGATTATTGAATATTTAGGCGGAGACGATTGGAATAAAAAGTTTTTAAGCAATGCTCCAAAGGACGAAAAGGAAAAAACACAGGAAAATATTGCGAAGGTCAGATTTTTCCTTGACACCATCATCGGCTTAAAAGAGCGTTTGGCATTAGGTCCCATTAATGATCCAATCATGGGCATTGACATTAAAGTTGGAGAAGTAATGAGCGTTACACAACATCCCAAAAATGACAATCTCATGTTATGTAATGTTAACCTTGGAAAAAGAGCCATAACAGTTGTAACTAATGATTTGAATGTTAAAGACGACAATAAAGTTGGAGTCTCCCTGCTCCCACCACAAGCATTCAGCGACATAGTAAGTGAAGGAATGTTTTTAGGAATGAATGGAAGTATCCTCAAAGACGTTGAAGGCGAACTTGGAGCAATGCCAAAGGGCATACCAATGGAATCCCTTAACGAAACACGTAACCTTGTTGAAAATTATTTAAAATAG
- a CDS encoding lactaldehyde dehydrogenase → MDMLIGGKHISSEDLVDVVNPYNGDVIDTVPIAHRQTADLAILEANNAKSFLQEMSAFKVSNKLFNVCDKLKDNREDFAELLTLEVGKPINESLVEMDRSIETLKLAAEEAKRIYGESVPLDAGLNGKGFFAFTQKVPLGVVAAITPFNYPLNLTIHKIAPAIACKNTVIIKPPTEAPLTVMKFAELLNEEFPDGVVNTVTGYGSEIGDYLVTSDDVNKISFTGSVTTGLMISQKAGMKKVTLELGGNDPLVVLKDANMDNAVKGVINGAFLNAGQVCMGVKRIIVDNEIADEFCEKLVLETEKLVMGNPLDDSTTLGTLINEKAAIQVEESVNNAVNGGAKILTGGKRDGAFYQATVLDNVTHDMDLVINETFGPIAPIIRVNGVDDAIKMANDTEYGLQAGVFTENYYSAMKCANEIEAGTVFVNKQSTFRTDNMPFGGFKNSGVGKEGIKYAVEEMTKTKLIGLNLR, encoded by the coding sequence ATGGATATGTTAATAGGTGGAAAGCATATTTCCAGTGAAGATTTGGTTGATGTTGTAAATCCCTATAATGGTGATGTAATTGATACAGTTCCAATTGCGCATAGGCAAACTGCAGATTTAGCTATTTTGGAAGCTAATAATGCTAAAAGTTTTCTTCAAGAAATGTCTGCTTTTAAAGTTTCAAATAAATTATTCAATGTTTGCGATAAATTAAAAGATAATCGTGAGGATTTTGCAGAGTTACTAACTCTTGAAGTTGGAAAGCCAATAAATGAATCTCTTGTTGAGATGGACAGGTCTATTGAAACATTAAAACTTGCAGCCGAGGAGGCAAAAAGAATTTATGGTGAAAGTGTACCTTTGGACGCAGGTCTTAACGGTAAGGGATTTTTTGCCTTCACTCAAAAAGTTCCATTGGGTGTTGTTGCAGCCATCACTCCATTTAATTATCCTTTAAATTTAACAATTCACAAAATTGCACCTGCAATTGCATGTAAAAATACGGTAATCATAAAACCCCCAACAGAAGCACCATTAACAGTAATGAAATTTGCGGAATTGTTAAATGAAGAGTTTCCTGATGGTGTTGTAAACACTGTAACTGGATATGGCTCTGAAATTGGAGATTATCTGGTAACTTCTGATGATGTTAATAAGATATCGTTCACTGGAAGTGTAACGACCGGATTGATGATATCTCAAAAAGCAGGAATGAAAAAAGTTACTTTGGAACTTGGTGGAAATGATCCATTGGTTGTTTTAAAAGATGCAAATATGGATAATGCAGTTAAAGGTGTTATTAATGGGGCTTTTCTAAATGCAGGTCAGGTGTGCATGGGTGTTAAAAGAATAATAGTTGATAATGAAATAGCAGATGAATTCTGTGAAAAATTGGTTTTGGAAACAGAAAAATTAGTCATGGGAAATCCTTTGGATGATTCAACTACGTTAGGCACATTAATTAATGAAAAAGCTGCAATTCAAGTTGAAGAAAGTGTAAACAATGCTGTTAATGGTGGTGCAAAAATATTAACTGGTGGAAAAAGAGATGGTGCTTTTTACCAGGCAACAGTGCTTGACAATGTCACACATGATATGGATTTAGTTATTAATGAAACATTTGGTCCTATTGCACCGATTATTCGTGTTAATGGGGTTGATGATGCTATAAAAATGGCCAATGATACTGAATATGGTCTTCAAGCTGGTGTATTCACTGAAAACTATTACTCTGCAATGAAATGTGCAAATGAAATTGAAGCCGGAACAGTATTTGTTAATAAGCAGTCAACATTCAGAACTGATAACATGCCGTTTGGTGGATTTAAAAATAGTGGTGTTGGAAAAGAAGGAATAAAATATGCTGTGGAAGAAATGACAAAAACCAAATTAATTGGTTTGAATTTAAGATGA
- a CDS encoding ATP-binding protein produces MKSITLNLDIKELYKLNEFIEGILQKQDFQIELIIEEIFANIVNYSNSDYIKVNADYDDSTLTMVFIDNGIEFNPLLKENPDFPDNIDDANIGGLGIYLTKQMADDLHYEYKNGENHLKIIKKVE; encoded by the coding sequence ATGAAATCCATAACCCTAAATTTAGATATTAAAGAATTATATAAACTAAATGAATTTATTGAAGGTATTCTTCAAAAACAGGACTTTCAAATTGAATTGATTATTGAAGAGATTTTTGCAAATATCGTTAATTATTCCAATAGTGATTATATTAAAGTCAATGCTGACTATGATGATTCGACATTAACAATGGTGTTTATTGATAATGGAATAGAATTTAATCCCCTTTTAAAAGAAAATCCTGACTTCCCGGACAATATTGATGATGCAAATATTGGGGGATTAGGAATATATTTAACAAAACAGATGGCAGATGACTTGCATTATGAATATAAAAATGGTGAAAATCATCTGAAAATTATTAAAAAAGTGGAATAA
- a CDS encoding PP2C family protein-serine/threonine phosphatase: protein MKSKLKKTLIPLILMIILDLGAYYYVGGSQNFGAGLNAYLGLIFACGLLLGPYGAAGATIGNMICDSIRGYSPETMIISAMVTFGSSYLSYMLWYEPFHKKSKIISPRLINTHYLSKFLVLLLLSGVLYGILTKILFVITYPRLASSSYIFFRYFLNYVNFGFMFGVIGIWISRKINFIHTPKLSNRKLNKKLYLAIVLLLIISIATIIIADYTIKIDSHHILMCETMIVLILLYSFFTKPMTSKIHQVNFTSILEKIMDSFLIVTLIILIFAMTISESTTFGYVLIEYLPVPNSDAFVILLVFADALSLFFFIPCLIVLRYVERKVIRPTISFSKIKDFIKKGEKIESDGLINIYSEYTDEENEIGLLARSYTDLIKYNNHYIENIHKIESEKERIKAELEIAEKIQKASWPTEKMDEEDLSVFGFSKPAKEVGGDFYDYYEIDDEHVAVVIGDASGKGVPAALLSTITQAIIKLILKTEKDPAKALYILNNQLCENNTEMMFITLWLGIFNKKTNKLKFSNAGHNPPIIYQNKEFKFLNTDTGIVLGIMENYEFVTEETDVAKGLVLYTDGITDANNHDEELYGEERLIEFLNSRKLDQKIISQLMHDIDEFSENEEQFDDMTLLILEKHD, encoded by the coding sequence ATGAAATCCAAATTAAAAAAAACTCTAATACCCTTAATACTGATGATTATTCTAGATTTGGGTGCCTATTATTATGTTGGCGGATCACAAAATTTTGGTGCTGGTTTAAATGCATATTTAGGTTTGATATTTGCTTGTGGATTGTTGCTTGGACCCTACGGAGCAGCTGGTGCAACTATAGGGAATATGATTTGTGATTCGATTAGGGGTTATTCTCCAGAAACAATGATAATATCTGCCATGGTTACTTTCGGCAGTTCCTATTTGTCATATATGTTATGGTACGAACCATTTCACAAAAAATCAAAAATTATAAGTCCTAGGCTAATCAATACGCATTATTTATCTAAATTTCTAGTTTTACTACTGTTATCTGGAGTATTGTATGGAATACTCACCAAAATATTATTCGTAATCACATATCCTAGATTAGCTTCAAGCTCATACATATTTTTTAGATACTTTTTAAACTATGTCAACTTTGGATTCATGTTTGGTGTTATTGGAATATGGATTTCCAGAAAAATCAACTTTATTCATACCCCAAAATTATCAAATAGAAAATTGAATAAAAAATTATATTTAGCAATTGTTTTATTATTAATCATTTCTATTGCAACTATCATAATTGCAGATTATACAATAAAGATTGATTCCCACCACATTCTAATGTGTGAAACAATGATTGTTTTGATTTTGTTATATTCTTTTTTCACAAAACCGATGACTTCAAAAATTCATCAGGTTAACTTCACATCTATTCTTGAAAAAATTATGGATTCATTTCTTATTGTAACACTAATTATTTTAATCTTTGCAATGACAATATCCGAAAGTACTACTTTTGGATATGTGCTTATAGAGTATCTCCCTGTTCCTAATTCGGATGCCTTTGTGATACTATTAGTATTCGCAGATGCACTTTCCTTGTTTTTCTTCATCCCATGTCTAATTGTTTTAAGATATGTGGAACGTAAGGTTATCCGACCAACAATATCCTTTTCAAAAATAAAAGATTTCATTAAAAAAGGAGAAAAAATTGAATCAGATGGTTTGATTAATATTTATTCTGAATATACTGATGAAGAAAATGAAATTGGACTGCTTGCAAGAAGTTATACTGATTTAATAAAGTACAATAACCATTATATCGAAAATATTCATAAAATTGAAAGTGAAAAAGAAAGAATTAAAGCAGAACTTGAAATTGCAGAAAAAATCCAAAAAGCAAGCTGGCCAACTGAAAAAATGGATGAAGAAGATTTGAGTGTTTTTGGATTTTCAAAACCAGCTAAAGAAGTTGGTGGTGACTTTTACGATTATTACGAAATTGATGATGAACATGTTGCCGTGGTGATTGGTGATGCATCAGGAAAAGGAGTTCCTGCAGCTCTTCTTTCAACTATTACTCAAGCAATAATAAAACTAATATTGAAAACTGAAAAAGATCCTGCAAAAGCATTATATATTCTTAACAACCAACTATGTGAAAATAACACCGAAATGATGTTTATAACATTATGGTTAGGAATTTTTAATAAAAAAACCAATAAACTTAAATTCTCAAATGCAGGACACAATCCACCAATAATATATCAAAATAAAGAATTTAAATTTTTAAATACAGATACTGGAATTGTTTTAGGCATTATGGAAAATTATGAATTTGTAACAGAAGAAACTGACGTTGCAAAAGGGTTAGTTCTATACACTGATGGAATTACTGATGCAAATAATCATGATGAAGAATTGTATGGTGAAGAACGCCTAATTGAGTTTTTAAATTCACGTAAATTAGATCAAAAAATCATATCCCAATTAATGCATGATATTGACGAATTTAGTGAAAATGAAGAACAATTTGACGATATGACATTGTTAATTTTAGAGAAACATGATTAA
- a CDS encoding 4'-phosphopantetheinyl transferase superfamily protein, giving the protein MIKLAYTNVENLDLKRGYELVSTNRKSKIDFYRFDKDKKLSCGVYLLVMKLLNEENITDPIIKTEKYGKAYISNYDNIHFNVSHSRNMICCAISDKPVGTDIEFNDPTIDLNIAKHYFFNSEYENIMNSPKPIDEFFNYWVLKESYMKYTGLGFNLDLDSFEILMSEDIKLKNDKDNLKFNLFSIEEYKIGIASHYNVNHIYNYPINELY; this is encoded by the coding sequence ATGATTAAATTAGCTTATACCAATGTAGAAAACCTTGATTTGAAAAGAGGTTATGAATTAGTTTCAACTAATCGAAAGAGCAAAATCGATTTTTACCGATTTGATAAGGACAAAAAACTCAGCTGCGGAGTTTATCTTTTGGTTATGAAATTACTGAATGAAGAAAACATTACCGATCCCATAATCAAAACTGAAAAATATGGTAAAGCATACATATCCAACTATGACAATATCCATTTTAATGTAAGTCATTCGAGAAACATGATTTGTTGTGCAATATCCGATAAACCTGTAGGTACAGACATCGAATTTAATGACCCTACAATTGATTTAAATATAGCCAAACATTATTTCTTCAACAGCGAATATGAAAACATCATGAACTCCCCAAAACCAATTGATGAATTCTTCAATTATTGGGTTTTGAAGGAAAGTTATATGAAATACACTGGTTTAGGATTTAATTTAGACCTTGACAGCTTTGAAATACTTATGAGTGAAGACATTAAACTTAAAAATGATAAAGATAATCTTAAGTTTAATCTTTTCAGTATTGAAGAATATAAAATAGGTATCGCAAGTCACTATAATGTTAATCATATCTATAATTATCCAATCAACGAGTTATATTAA
- a CDS encoding class III signal peptide-containing protein, producing MDKSGQTSAEFILLFGGIMVVVLLAIYMYKNYMSDLSGQIDSKEVKEFNNELRNLERYFKKI from the coding sequence GTGGATAAAAGCGGTCAAACGTCTGCAGAATTTATATTACTTTTTGGAGGAATAATGGTTGTGGTTTTGCTGGCAATTTACATGTATAAAAATTATATGTCTGATTTAAGCGGACAAATAGATTCAAAAGAAGTAAAAGAGTTTAATAATGAGTTAAGAAATCTCGAGAGATACTTTAAAAAAATTTGA
- a CDS encoding type II secretion system F family protein yields the protein MKFKIIDDLAIFFDNTIPEKYLSKLQEFLLSGAIFTDATKVLAMIVIFIIISEIVLALTLAVLNFPVSLLILPFFVIPGLFTYVIVQQEKRAQEIEKTAPDFLRQLSSMLQVGLSFENAMEDMSQYGEGPLYDEMRRAIVEIRMGRNFDDAWQAMAKRLKSKELERIFNIILDGRKSGSSVSGVLFEVSDDLRDLLALKRERKSTVMMSVMFLLISAIVATPFAIGMVGVYSGFMQNYGMESEIVLTAPVAGEIYLIIHSILVAFIISLIMYGEFKKGIKFSLPLVSASFAIFYMVTTFGGSMFVGGF from the coding sequence ATGAAATTTAAAATAATTGATGATTTAGCAATATTTTTCGACAATACTATTCCTGAAAAGTATTTGTCCAAATTACAGGAATTTTTACTGAGTGGAGCTATTTTTACTGATGCAACTAAAGTTTTGGCAATGATTGTAATTTTCATTATAATCTCTGAAATTGTTTTGGCATTAACATTGGCAGTTCTAAACTTTCCGGTGTCACTATTGATTTTACCATTTTTCGTAATTCCTGGCCTTTTCACATATGTTATTGTCCAACAGGAAAAAAGAGCACAGGAAATCGAAAAAACTGCACCTGACTTTTTAAGGCAACTTTCAAGTATGCTGCAGGTCGGACTCAGTTTTGAAAATGCAATGGAAGACATGTCACAGTATGGTGAAGGGCCGCTATACGATGAAATGAGAAGGGCAATCGTTGAAATTCGTATGGGTAGGAATTTTGATGATGCATGGCAAGCCATGGCAAAACGTCTAAAATCTAAAGAATTGGAGCGAATTTTTAACATTATTTTAGATGGTCGTAAAAGTGGATCAAGCGTATCTGGAGTACTTTTTGAGGTATCGGATGATTTGAGGGACTTGCTTGCATTAAAACGTGAGAGGAAATCAACTGTAATGATGTCAGTCATGTTCCTTTTAATTTCGGCAATTGTGGCAACTCCTTTTGCGATAGGTATGGTTGGAGTTTATTCTGGGTTTATGCAAAATTATGGTATGGAATCAGAAATTGTTTTGACTGCTCCTGTAGCGGGCGAGATTTATTTGATTATTCATTCTATTTTGGTAGCTTTCATTATCAGTTTGATTATGTATGGCGAGTTTAAAAAAGGAATTAAGTTTTCACTTCCATTGGTGTCTGCATCTTTTGCTATTTTTTATATGGTAACAACATTCGGTGGAAGTATGTTTGTGGGGGGATTTTAG